One genomic region from Saprospiraceae bacterium encodes:
- a CDS encoding 6-carboxytetrahydropterin synthase produces MKVAVFRRGHFNAAHRLYNPHWDAERNDRVFGICANPNFHGHNYEVEVKVVGEVDPDTGFVINLFDLKAIIGREIEDRFDHKNLNLDCPEFKALLPSAENVCYVIWSILKSVLDAKYDITVRLYETPRNYVEYPA; encoded by the coding sequence ATGAAAGTAGCAGTTTTTAGAAGAGGTCATTTTAATGCCGCACATCGATTGTATAATCCACACTGGGATGCCGAGCGCAATGACAGGGTATTTGGTATCTGTGCCAATCCCAATTTTCATGGGCATAATTACGAAGTAGAAGTAAAGGTGGTCGGGGAAGTAGACCCGGATACGGGTTTTGTGATAAATTTGTTTGACTTAAAGGCTATCATCGGTCGTGAAATCGAAGATAGATTTGATCATAAAAACTTAAATCTAGACTGCCCAGAATTTAAAGCCTTGTTGCCTTCCGCAGAAAATGTATGTTATGTTATTTGGAGTATATTAAAATCTGTGCTGGATGCCAAATATGACATTACAGTTAGATTGTATGAGACACCCAGAAATTATGTGGAATATCCTGCTTAA
- a CDS encoding transglycosylase SLT domain-containing protein has translation MSAAPTPSVENNIVEKIYNDLFVDISDEELENRIMSVTNLLEPKFTAEVKGYLRVYLTSRPQWTQILLGRTSIYFPIFEKKIEEKGMPNDVKFISIIESALRTDARSRVGAQGLWQFMPGTAKDNRLVIDKYVDERDDPYRATDAALEYLSSLYGRYNDWALAIAAYNSGPGRVNQAIAISGSRNFWQMRNYLPKETRNYVPAFLAAAYMMKYYSEYYISPETPRLDFQINRPFKIYDELTFEKISAITGLSISDVKFLNTSFRKDVIPTNSIGYTLLLPSRVANKMDQYLNNVEKPDHSKTEDPQRELIDSSLMDQVFYDHVLYDAQPGEKLKDIADMFKVDKYNIRHWNSMSSDDINPDQPMVIHYIKNENHISVNNISRKFVKRNKVAITKIPSKIQKLNALQKAFPAFYNKVNVKTNEFQNLDLRDHYRLRRGESFQDVIRKNPNLSLEDMQAGMIRNTNPAATIVIPISK, from the coding sequence ATGTCAGCGGCCCCTACTCCATCAGTGGAAAATAATATTGTTGAAAAAATTTATAACGATCTGTTTGTAGACATCAGCGATGAAGAATTAGAGAATCGTATCATGTCTGTCACCAATTTATTAGAGCCTAAGTTCACGGCTGAAGTAAAAGGATATTTAAGAGTTTATCTTACTTCCAGACCACAGTGGACACAGATTTTATTAGGTCGTACTTCTATCTATTTCCCAATCTTCGAAAAGAAAATTGAAGAAAAAGGGATGCCTAATGATGTCAAATTTATAAGCATCATAGAGTCTGCTTTACGCACGGACGCGCGCAGCCGCGTTGGTGCACAGGGATTGTGGCAGTTTATGCCTGGTACTGCCAAAGACAATAGGTTAGTCATAGACAAATATGTGGATGAAAGAGATGATCCATATAGAGCTACCGATGCTGCATTGGAATATCTTTCGAGCTTGTATGGCCGATACAATGATTGGGCACTGGCCATAGCCGCTTATAACAGTGGACCGGGCAGAGTCAATCAAGCGATTGCCATCTCCGGTTCCAGAAATTTTTGGCAAATGCGGAATTATCTGCCAAAAGAGACAAGAAATTATGTGCCGGCTTTTCTAGCTGCTGCTTATATGATGAAGTATTATTCAGAGTACTACATTTCCCCGGAGACCCCAAGGTTGGACTTTCAGATTAACAGGCCGTTTAAGATTTATGATGAACTAACTTTTGAAAAAATATCAGCTATTACAGGGTTGTCCATCAGTGATGTCAAATTTTTAAACACTTCATTTAGAAAAGATGTAATACCAACCAATTCTATAGGTTACACCTTGTTATTACCTTCAAGAGTAGCTAATAAAATGGATCAATATCTGAACAATGTAGAGAAACCTGATCATTCAAAGACTGAAGATCCTCAGCGGGAGCTTATAGATAGCAGTTTGATGGACCAGGTCTTTTACGATCATGTATTATATGACGCTCAGCCTGGTGAAAAACTCAAAGACATCGCTGATATGTTTAAGGTGGACAAGTACAATATCAGACATTGGAATTCCATGAGTTCAGATGATATCAATCCAGACCAACCCATGGTGATACATTATATCAAGAACGAAAACCATATCTCCGTAAATAATATCTCCAGGAAATTTGTGAAGCGCAACAAGGTAGCCATCACTAAAATTCCTTCTAAAATCCAGAAATTAAATGCATTGCAAAAAGCATTTCCTGCTTTTTATAATAAGGTGAATGTAAAGACCAATGAGTTTCAAAATCTTGATTTAAGAGATCATTATAGATTGCGCAGAGGAGAAAGTTTTCAGGATGTTATTCGCAAAAACCCCAACCTGTCACTGGAGGATATGCAGGCCGGTATGATTAGAAACACCAATCCTGCTGCGACCATCGTCATCCCGATCAGCAAATAG
- a CDS encoding deoxyhypusine synthase family protein — MQRGPISQFMEHHYRHFNAAALMDAAKGYESHMLEGGKMMVTLAGAMSTGELGISLAEMIRQGKVDIISCTGANLEEDAMNLVAHSKYKRIPNYRDLTPQQEWDLLENHYNRVTDTCIPEEEAFRRLQKHLYAQWVKAEQSGQSFLPHEYLYKIILAGELEQYYEIDPKDSWLVAAAQKNLPIVCPGWEDSTTGNIFASYVIKNELKSTTVKSGIDYMVYLADWYRKNSAGKGIGFFQIGGGIAGDFPICVVPMMYQDLEWHDVPFWSYFCQISDSTTSYGSYSGAVPNEKITWGKLDIHTPKFIIESDATIVAPLVFAWVLGW; from the coding sequence ATGCAACGAGGTCCCATCAGTCAGTTTATGGAACATCATTACAGGCATTTTAATGCTGCGGCCTTGATGGATGCTGCCAAAGGGTACGAATCGCATATGCTTGAAGGTGGTAAAATGATGGTTACCCTGGCAGGGGCGATGAGTACGGGCGAATTGGGTATCTCCCTGGCTGAAATGATACGACAAGGCAAGGTGGATATCATCAGCTGTACTGGTGCCAATCTTGAAGAGGATGCCATGAACCTGGTAGCTCATAGCAAATATAAGCGCATCCCTAACTACCGGGACCTTACACCGCAACAAGAATGGGATCTACTTGAAAATCACTATAATCGGGTGACTGACACCTGTATCCCTGAAGAAGAAGCTTTTAGAAGATTGCAAAAACATCTTTATGCACAATGGGTCAAAGCGGAACAAAGTGGTCAATCTTTCTTGCCCCATGAGTATCTATACAAAATCATCCTGGCTGGTGAATTGGAGCAATATTATGAGATCGATCCGAAGGATAGCTGGCTGGTAGCGGCGGCCCAAAAAAACTTGCCGATCGTCTGTCCGGGCTGGGAAGACAGTACCACCGGCAATATTTTTGCCAGCTATGTGATCAAAAATGAATTAAAATCTACCACGGTCAAAAGTGGTATCGATTATATGGTCTATCTCGCTGACTGGTATAGAAAAAACAGTGCTGGGAAAGGGATTGGTTTTTTTCAGATCGGAGGGGGTATCGCAGGTGACTTCCCGATCTGTGTGGTGCCTATGATGTACCAGGATCTGGAGTGGCATGATGTGCCATTCTGGTCTTATTTCTGTCAGATCAGTGACTCGACTACTTCCTATGGTTCTTATTCCGGTGCAGTACCCAATGAAAAAATCACCTGGGGAAAACTTGATATCCACACTCCAAAGTTTATCATCGAAAGTGATGCTACGATAGTGGCTCCTTTGGTGTTTGCCTGGGTGCTGGGATGGTAG
- a CDS encoding SAM-dependent methyltransferase: MSSGSLYIIPSWLHESNPTILLPRDLEVLSSLRYFVVENIRTTRRFLRAVISDFDIDQSTFIEIDKHAPSQSFDEVFKFINSGSSVGLISEAGCPGIADPGSKLLAQAHKLGVKVIPWIGPSSILLSLMASGLNGQGFTFHGYLPNKAEAELIKRLKQVENDSIKTGYSQIFIETPYRNVSLLDTLLRTLRDDTLLCMAIDLTAPEEYIHTDTIKAWRHRSIGDIKKRPAIFIINQTALG, encoded by the coding sequence ATGAGTTCGGGCTCACTGTATATAATTCCAAGTTGGCTTCACGAATCCAACCCCACCATATTACTTCCTCGCGACCTGGAAGTGCTCAGTTCTTTAAGATATTTTGTGGTGGAGAATATCAGGACTACCAGGCGATTTCTCAGAGCAGTGATCTCTGATTTTGATATTGATCAATCCACTTTTATAGAAATAGATAAGCATGCCCCTTCCCAATCCTTTGATGAAGTTTTTAAATTTATTAATTCTGGCTCGTCAGTGGGCTTGATATCAGAAGCCGGTTGCCCGGGCATCGCTGATCCGGGTAGCAAGCTTCTAGCCCAGGCCCATAAGCTCGGGGTAAAGGTCATACCGTGGATCGGACCCTCTTCCATTCTGCTTTCCTTGATGGCGAGTGGGCTCAACGGGCAGGGATTTACTTTTCATGGTTATCTGCCTAACAAAGCAGAAGCAGAATTGATAAAGAGGCTAAAACAAGTAGAGAATGACTCAATCAAAACAGGGTATTCGCAAATTTTTATTGAAACACCTTATAGGAATGTCTCACTCCTGGACACGCTGTTGCGTACACTTCGCGATGATACACTCCTTTGTATGGCTATAGACCTCACTGCTCCGGAAGAATACATTCATACTGACACCATTAAAGCCTGGAGACATCGTTCCATCGGTGATATAAAGAAGAGACCGGCGATCTTTATCATCAACCAAACAGCCTTAGGATAA
- a CDS encoding arginine decarboxylase has translation MKNRYFDLIEQTFYFPQEGFDIENGYLDFNGIPLIHLIRKYGTPLKLTYLPRIGAQIKRARNLFNRSMKNVGYNGQYYYCYCTKACHFRFILEEVLQNGAHLETSSSFDIDLIRKLHLQNQVDKNEIILCNGYKAGDYGKKISKLINEGFKNVIPILDNKEELAIYEELVENGCKIGMRVATEEEPNFQFYTSRLGIRNSEVIQFYKDRLANNPKFKLEVLHFFVDTGIKDTIYYWGEFKKVLKTYCELKKICPDLRAIDIGGGLPIRNSLGFEYDYSYMINEIVKQIKIACQDEGIPEPDIFSEFGKYTVGESGATIFSVIGQKQQNDSELWYMIDNSLMNTIPDSWGMAERFILLPINKWYNDFTRVNIGGITCDNSDFYNSEVHENQVYLPAFSMKDPEPLYLGFFHTGAYQDALSGYGGIKHCLIPSPKHILVDRDEQGNLVDRIYLDEQEAEGMLKILGY, from the coding sequence ATGAAAAACCGTTATTTTGACCTTATCGAACAAACCTTTTATTTTCCACAAGAAGGTTTCGATATAGAAAACGGATACCTTGATTTTAATGGAATTCCCCTCATTCATTTAATCAGGAAATACGGCACCCCTTTAAAACTTACTTATCTTCCACGCATAGGCGCACAAATCAAACGAGCCCGAAACTTGTTTAATCGCTCTATGAAAAATGTCGGCTACAATGGACAGTATTATTATTGTTATTGTACTAAAGCATGTCATTTTAGATTTATTCTGGAAGAAGTATTGCAGAATGGGGCTCACCTGGAGACATCAAGTTCGTTTGATATCGATTTGATCAGGAAGTTACATCTGCAAAACCAGGTAGATAAAAACGAAATCATCCTGTGTAATGGTTATAAAGCCGGAGATTATGGCAAAAAGATCTCTAAGCTCATCAACGAAGGATTTAAGAATGTGATTCCAATATTGGACAACAAAGAGGAATTGGCTATTTACGAAGAACTTGTAGAGAACGGATGCAAAATCGGGATGAGAGTAGCGACCGAAGAGGAGCCTAACTTTCAGTTTTATACTTCCAGACTGGGTATCAGAAATAGCGAAGTCATTCAGTTTTATAAGGATCGATTGGCAAATAACCCTAAGTTTAAATTAGAAGTACTTCATTTTTTTGTAGATACAGGTATCAAAGACACTATCTATTACTGGGGAGAATTCAAAAAGGTGCTTAAGACCTATTGTGAATTAAAGAAAATATGTCCTGACCTCAGAGCGATTGATATTGGAGGAGGACTTCCGATCCGCAACAGCCTTGGCTTTGAATATGATTATAGTTATATGATCAATGAGATCGTCAAGCAAATCAAAATTGCCTGCCAGGACGAGGGCATTCCGGAACCTGATATCTTCTCTGAGTTTGGTAAGTATACTGTAGGGGAAAGCGGGGCTACTATATTTTCAGTGATCGGACAAAAACAACAAAATGATTCGGAGCTGTGGTATATGATAGATAACTCACTCATGAATACGATACCGGATAGCTGGGGCATGGCCGAACGATTTATCCTGCTACCGATCAATAAGTGGTACAATGATTTTACCCGGGTCAATATAGGGGGTATCACCTGCGACAATTCTGACTTTTACAATAGCGAGGTGCATGAAAACCAGGTTTATCTGCCAGCTTTTTCTATGAAAGATCCTGAACCCTTATACCTGGGATTTTTCCACACAGGAGCATACCAGGATGCGCTCAGCGGATATGGAGGCATCAAACACTGTCTCATACCAAGTCCAAAACATATCCTTGTAGATCGCGACGAGCAAGGTAATCTTGTAGATAGAATATACCTGGATGAGCAAGAAGCTGAGGGTATGCTTAAAATCCTGGGTTATTAG
- a CDS encoding LysM peptidoglycan-binding domain-containing protein, whose translation MILRMTKIVLILLMYSYALHAEPAENVRMISYIEQYKYLAIQEMHRTQIPASIKLAQAILESQAGSSLLAIKANNHFGIKCGDRWTGGTYYLKDDDYDKHGNHIQSCFRAYSDPMESFMAHSNFITGEGRMTNRYASLFLLPSDDYKGWAEGLQKAGYATHPLYAKRLISIIQDYRLYVYDKNASQPTPDAPPGFFMDKEKSPFTKVNGLKSVFVDHQASPAEIAMDFNLPVELVMKYNEILTDENAAIGTPMYVFLEKKKKKSSTQKEYHLVSKGETIESISQLYGIQAKYLYRRNRIKSGSQPSVGSKIYLSRRSKYAPNLQMASTNQPQMMATTTPEQNLPVVPKENNENKIIQSVRTPLEQTLTSINENDAYYTVQEKDTLFSIAKKFNTTVATLKSLNQLELDTIKIGQQLKTK comes from the coding sequence ATGATTCTGAGAATGACAAAAATCGTGTTGATCCTACTTATGTACTCTTATGCCTTGCACGCAGAGCCTGCTGAAAATGTCCGTATGATATCTTATATCGAACAATATAAATATCTGGCCATACAGGAAATGCATCGTACCCAGATACCAGCGAGTATCAAACTTGCTCAGGCTATCCTGGAATCACAAGCCGGTTCCAGTTTACTTGCTATCAAAGCCAACAACCATTTTGGTATCAAATGTGGTGACCGATGGACTGGAGGCACTTATTATCTCAAAGATGACGACTATGACAAACATGGCAATCATATCCAATCATGTTTCCGGGCATATAGTGATCCGATGGAGAGTTTTATGGCCCATAGCAATTTTATTACCGGGGAAGGCAGAATGACCAATAGGTATGCTTCATTGTTTTTGTTACCTAGTGACGACTATAAAGGATGGGCAGAAGGATTGCAAAAAGCAGGTTATGCCACTCATCCTTTGTATGCAAAACGGTTGATCAGTATCATTCAAGATTATCGATTATATGTCTATGATAAGAATGCCAGCCAACCTACTCCTGATGCTCCTCCCGGCTTTTTCATGGATAAAGAAAAATCACCTTTTACCAAAGTCAATGGGTTAAAGAGTGTATTTGTAGATCATCAGGCTAGCCCTGCAGAGATTGCTATGGATTTTAACCTTCCGGTTGAATTGGTCATGAAATACAATGAAATATTGACAGATGAAAATGCAGCCATCGGCACGCCTATGTATGTATTTCTGGAAAAAAAGAAAAAGAAAAGTTCTACACAAAAAGAATATCACCTTGTATCCAAGGGTGAAACTATCGAGTCTATATCCCAACTCTATGGCATCCAGGCTAAATATCTTTATCGTAGAAATCGTATAAAATCGGGGAGTCAACCATCTGTTGGCTCCAAGATATATCTTTCACGTAGATCAAAATATGCTCCAAACCTACAAATGGCCAGCACGAATCAACCACAGATGATGGCTACTACTACTCCAGAACAAAATCTCCCCGTAGTACCAAAAGAAAACAATGAAAACAAAATCATTCAGTCAGTTCGTACTCCGTTAGAACAAACCCTCACCTCAATCAATGAAAACGATGCTTATTATACTGTACAGGAAAAAGATACCTTATTCAGCATAGCCAAAAAATTCAACACCACAGTAGCTACCTTAAAGTCTTTAAACCAACTTGAACTAGACACCATCAAAATTGGCCAACAGTTGAAAACCAAATAA
- the lpdA gene encoding dihydrolipoyl dehydrogenase, translating into MKTQVLIIGSGPGGYVAAIKCAQLGMQVILVEKYNTLGGTCLNVGCIPSKALLDSSEHYYQASHQFAIHGIQVKDLKIDMPQMIRRKNEVVDQTCKGVQYLMKKNKIEVITGTAAFLDPHSVEITLPDGTKSQVNAENIIIATGSKPITPPAFNYDKKRVITSTETLQIQSVPKSMLIIGAGVIGLELGSVYSRLGTQVDVIEYLDHILPGMDRDCSKELQKVLEKNGIKFHLNHAVQTVTSTAKTVTVKYKSNESDELKSMTADYCLIAIGRRAYTEGLHPERGGLTLDPKGRIEVDDHYRTKSPHIYAIGDVITGPMLAHKASDEGLAVAEIIAGQKPHIDYNLIPGVVYTWPELASVGKTEEKLNEEGREFKIGKFPFKALGRSRASMDLDGQVKIIADKNTDEVLGVHILGPRAADLIMEAVTLMEFRGSAEDMARICHPHPTFSEAIKEAAYAAWSGKALHL; encoded by the coding sequence ATGAAAACCCAGGTTTTAATCATAGGATCAGGACCAGGCGGATATGTAGCTGCAATCAAATGTGCCCAGCTAGGTATGCAAGTCATCCTGGTAGAAAAGTATAACACCCTTGGAGGTACTTGCCTTAATGTAGGTTGTATTCCCTCAAAGGCTTTACTCGACAGCAGTGAACATTACTATCAAGCCTCGCATCAGTTTGCTATACACGGTATTCAGGTCAAAGACCTTAAGATCGACATGCCCCAGATGATCAGGAGAAAAAATGAGGTAGTGGACCAAACTTGCAAAGGAGTTCAGTACCTGATGAAGAAAAATAAAATAGAGGTGATCACGGGGACAGCTGCGTTTCTAGACCCTCATTCAGTAGAAATCACGCTCCCCGATGGCACCAAATCACAAGTCAATGCAGAAAATATCATCATCGCCACCGGGTCCAAACCAATCACTCCTCCAGCCTTTAATTATGACAAAAAAAGAGTGATCACCAGTACCGAGACACTGCAGATACAGTCAGTTCCTAAGTCTATGTTGATCATCGGCGCCGGAGTCATTGGGCTAGAGCTTGGTTCAGTGTACTCCAGGCTGGGGACACAAGTAGATGTCATTGAATACCTGGACCATATCCTCCCAGGCATGGATAGAGACTGCTCCAAAGAACTGCAAAAGGTGTTGGAGAAAAATGGCATAAAATTCCACCTGAATCACGCGGTGCAGACAGTGACCTCCACAGCTAAAACGGTTACCGTAAAATACAAATCAAATGAATCTGACGAATTAAAGTCAATGACCGCTGATTATTGCCTGATCGCCATCGGCCGAAGAGCCTATACAGAAGGATTACATCCTGAACGGGGAGGCCTCACGCTGGATCCTAAAGGGAGGATCGAAGTAGATGATCATTACAGGACAAAATCACCGCACATCTATGCCATAGGCGATGTCATCACAGGCCCAATGCTGGCACACAAAGCTTCAGACGAAGGTCTGGCAGTCGCTGAGATTATAGCCGGCCAGAAGCCGCATATTGATTACAACCTGATACCTGGCGTAGTATACACCTGGCCTGAACTAGCCTCTGTAGGTAAAACCGAAGAAAAGCTCAATGAAGAAGGCAGGGAATTCAAAATTGGAAAATTTCCATTCAAAGCACTTGGCAGATCACGGGCCAGTATGGACTTAGACGGTCAGGTCAAAATAATTGCGGACAAAAACACAGACGAAGTCCTTGGTGTACACATCCTCGGCCCCAGAGCAGCAGATCTGATTATGGAAGCAGTCACCTTGATGGAATTTCGAGGCAGTGCCGAAGATATGGCCCGAATCTGTCACCCTCATCCTACCTTCTCTGAAGCCATTAAGGAAGCTGCTTATGCTGCCTGGTCAGGCAAAGCTTTACATCTTTGA
- a CDS encoding T9SS type A sorting domain-containing protein produces MKYIFIISFFFVSMSVNAQTMLTLEPNPVSMVVKSNDLDVAGKASLKNNSKDTLIVKWSRKIENITQGWSSAVCDKNFCYIPTIDTMKLVLAPGEISNMDIHVYPMGISGSAKVTLRIEQVGSPDNFVSGAYFFNQTTPLKSDVEKDAIQLYPNPAQEYFMVTSPVVLGKIELYNITGDKAKVYYAYKNKRYYIDDVPSGIYMVRLLNLQQEIVKTVVLKKK; encoded by the coding sequence TTGAAGTACATCTTTATTATATCATTTTTCTTTGTTTCGATGTCAGTCAATGCTCAGACGATGCTGACACTCGAGCCCAATCCTGTCAGCATGGTGGTCAAGTCCAATGATCTGGATGTGGCTGGTAAAGCTTCTTTAAAAAATAATTCAAAGGATACCTTAATCGTAAAATGGTCTCGCAAAATAGAGAATATCACTCAAGGTTGGTCTAGTGCAGTATGTGACAAAAACTTTTGTTACATCCCCACCATCGATACTATGAAACTGGTCCTGGCTCCGGGTGAAATCAGCAATATGGATATACATGTTTATCCAATGGGGATATCTGGCTCTGCCAAAGTCACTTTGCGTATCGAGCAAGTCGGCAGTCCGGACAATTTTGTTTCAGGCGCTTATTTTTTCAATCAGACGACTCCTTTAAAGAGCGATGTTGAAAAAGATGCGATTCAGCTCTACCCTAATCCCGCACAGGAATATTTTATGGTGACTTCACCGGTAGTGCTGGGTAAAATAGAATTGTATAATATCACTGGCGACAAAGCCAAAGTCTATTATGCCTATAAAAATAAACGCTATTATATCGACGATGTACCCTCCGGCATCTATATGGTAAGGCTATTAAATCTTCAGCAAGAAATAGTCAAAACAGTCGTCCTGAAGAAGAAATAA
- the nadA gene encoding quinolinate synthase NadA — MATSSISTEQLNRDGYLHIPVDPTVDLEQEIKRLKKEKNAVILAHYYQESEIQDLADYVGDSLGLSQQAAKTEADIIVFAGVHFMAETAKILSPHKKVLLPDLKAGCSLADSCPPDLFSKFKEKYPDHLVVSYINCTAEIKTLTDICCTSTNAVHVINSIPLDQKIIFAPDINLGKYLVKKTGRDMVLWNGSCMVHEIFSHEKIVKLRLRHPKAKFIAHPECEPHILDMADFIGSTTGLLKYTISDDSEEYIVATEAGILHQMEQKSPHKTFIPAPPNNHCACNECPHMKRNTLEKLYVCMQYELPEIILPQWVIDQGRSSIDRMLEISKQAGLGG; from the coding sequence ATGGCTACGAGTAGTATATCCACAGAGCAATTAAACAGGGATGGATATTTACACATCCCGGTAGATCCGACGGTAGATCTTGAACAAGAAATAAAACGATTAAAAAAAGAAAAAAACGCAGTGATCCTGGCACATTATTATCAGGAGTCTGAGATACAAGACCTTGCTGATTATGTCGGTGATAGTTTAGGGTTATCCCAGCAAGCTGCCAAGACTGAAGCAGACATCATCGTATTTGCGGGAGTCCATTTTATGGCAGAGACTGCCAAGATATTGTCCCCACACAAAAAAGTCTTGTTGCCTGACCTCAAAGCAGGTTGTTCCCTTGCCGACTCCTGTCCTCCTGATTTATTTTCAAAGTTTAAGGAAAAGTATCCTGATCACCTGGTAGTCAGTTATATCAATTGCACTGCAGAAATTAAGACGCTCACTGATATCTGCTGCACCTCGACCAATGCCGTCCATGTGATCAACAGCATCCCTTTGGATCAAAAAATCATTTTTGCCCCGGACATCAACCTGGGAAAATACCTGGTCAAAAAAACCGGCAGAGATATGGTATTGTGGAATGGTTCGTGTATGGTCCATGAGATTTTCTCCCATGAAAAAATTGTAAAGCTCAGGCTACGGCATCCCAAGGCTAAGTTTATAGCACATCCGGAGTGTGAGCCTCATATCCTCGATATGGCAGACTTCATCGGTAGCACGACCGGTTTACTGAAATACACTATATCAGATGACTCTGAAGAGTATATAGTCGCCACCGAGGCTGGCATACTACATCAAATGGAACAAAAATCACCTCATAAGACTTTCATCCCTGCACCTCCCAATAATCACTGTGCCTGTAATGAATGTCCTCATATGAAGCGCAATACTTTGGAAAAATTATACGTTTGCATGCAGTATGAATTGCCTGAAATCATCCTACCTCAGTGGGTGATCGACCAAGGAAGATCCAGTATAGATCGCATGTTGGAGATCAGTAAACAGGCCGGGCTGGGAGGATAA
- a CDS encoding Hsp20/alpha crystallin family protein, with product MNKHFKFPFWNPELEQVVEDFIKSVQVDNTKDFGWSWTRPLANIEESPESYIISLAAPGLEKPDFNLSVDQNILKVTVDKPKTENSNKKLKSEFSYHHFTRNFKISQDVNKESIKAAYANGVLTITLPKKEGAQDSPKTINIL from the coding sequence ATGAATAAACATTTTAAATTCCCATTTTGGAATCCCGAACTTGAACAAGTTGTAGAGGATTTTATCAAATCAGTACAAGTAGATAATACCAAAGATTTTGGCTGGTCCTGGACACGCCCTTTGGCCAATATTGAAGAGTCCCCGGAAAGCTACATCATTTCTTTAGCAGCCCCTGGATTGGAAAAGCCAGACTTTAATCTATCTGTCGATCAAAATATCCTGAAAGTCACCGTCGACAAACCTAAGACCGAAAACTCCAACAAAAAGTTGAAGTCAGAGTTTAGCTATCACCATTTTACCAGAAACTTTAAAATAAGCCAGGATGTCAATAAAGAAAGCATCAAGGCTGCCTATGCTAATGGTGTGCTAACAATCACTTTACCAAAGAAAGAAGGTGCTCAGGATAGCCCAAAGACAATCAACATTCTTTAA
- a CDS encoding Hsp20/alpha crystallin family protein: MNLITYNPFFTTKFNNRVSDTEQSYSPSVNILEKENGFFLEVVSPGMAKSDFKIEVKNKQLTISAEKQKANETVESDKVWRKEYTLDSFNRSFYLPASVEADAIEANYDQGILKIFIPKKAEAIPTVKNIEVA; the protein is encoded by the coding sequence ATGAACTTAATCACTTATAATCCATTTTTCACCACCAAATTTAATAATCGGGTGAGTGACACTGAACAGAGTTATTCTCCTTCAGTCAATATTCTGGAAAAAGAAAACGGCTTTTTTCTCGAAGTCGTAAGCCCTGGAATGGCCAAATCAGATTTCAAAATTGAAGTCAAAAACAAACAATTGACGATTTCTGCTGAGAAACAAAAAGCAAATGAAACAGTAGAAAGCGATAAAGTTTGGCGAAAAGAATATACGCTAGATTCTTTCAACAGAAGTTTTTACCTGCCTGCTTCGGTAGAGGCTGACGCTATTGAAGCCAATTATGATCAGGGTATTTTAAAAATATTTATCCCTAAAAAGGCCGAAGCCATCCCTACTGTCAAAAACATCGAAGTAGCCTAA